Proteins encoded by one window of Paroedura picta isolate Pp20150507F chromosome 9, Ppicta_v3.0, whole genome shotgun sequence:
- the CABYR gene encoding calcium-binding tyrosine phosphorylation-regulated protein isoform X2, with product MHTGKPRMVVPYGLKTLLEGVSRAVLKTSPSNITEFAALYFRELIIFREEHPNLDIKDLVRDFHLSRVEGWAETAGTAAARGPPKRADVGDAYRPDLDGTAPMSEEPKRKEKSTDTEEDQISEEPACELSTKTTQYPSNHEDFVVKAGDDKACELAYVPADPAQLAAQMLGNDTIGDDAVLKDVAISVQTLPALSHSAEDIAAVPAETPAAVEEEPPAPEAAPVEAAPAASTHSVRVEPETRSQTSFHGEVVTSGSQAELPPDDVIEEASSDPLQEEPPPPAPPPPPDKDPLQAESCPSEIEVTSDLQLTPMGVEDPDAGGEAPPYIEQFPQQIVIPFIDNVACLIDPITASLNAGQFTCTSILDPSADDAECDHDRMDTTEQLKPTDPGFIMSVAIPLEDVMTGKKGSGAGDKAPFAGSYGIAGEITFTTASIRRTE from the exons ATGCACACCGGAAAGCCCAGGATGGTTGTTCCTTATGGCCTCAAAACTCTACTTGAGGGAGTGAGCAGAGCAGTTCTCAAAACCAGTCCCAGCAACATCACTGAGTTTGCTGCTCTCTATTTTAGGGAGCTGATAATTTTCCGAGAAG AGCACCCTAATTTGGACATTAAAGATCTGGTCAGAGACTTTCATCTATCTAGAG TAGAGGGATGGGCTGAAACTGCAGGGACAGCTGCAGCCCGTGGGCCACCCAAAAGGGCTGATGTAGGAGATGCATATAGGCCAGACTTAGATGGAACAGCTCCAATGTCTGAGGAACCCAAACGGAAAGAGAAATCGACTGACACCGAAGAGGACCAAATCAGCGAGGAGCCTGCATGCGAACTGAGCACCAAGACTACCCAGTACCCATCAAACCATGAAGACTTTGTAGTTAAGGCTGGGGATGACAAGGCATGTGAACTTGCCTATGTCCCAGCTGATCCTGCCCAGCTAGCAGCACAGATGCTAGGTAACGATACTATTGGGGATGACGCTGTATTGAAGGACGTGGCTATCTCTGTGCAGACCCTTCCTGCGTTATCCCACAGCGCAGAGGATATTGCGGCTGTGCCAGCAGAGACTCCTGCTGCTGTGGAAGAAGAACCACCTGCcccagaagcagcacctgtagaAGCAGCACCTGCAGCTTCTACACACTCTGTCAGGGTTGAGCCCGAAACTCGGAGTCAGACCTCCTTTCATGGGGAGGTAGTTACCTCAGGCAGTCAGGCAGAGCTACCACCTGATGACGTAATAGAGGAAGCTTCCTCAGACCCCTTGCAGGAAGAACCACCACCCCCggcaccaccacctcctcctgatAAAGACCCTTTGCAGGCTGAATCTTGTCCAAGTGAAATTGAGGTCACATCAGACCTACAGCTCACACCCATGGGTGTCGAGGATCCCGATGCTGGTGGAGAGGCCCCACCTTACATAGAGCAGTTTCCACAGCAAATAGTAATTCCTTTCATAGACAACGTAGCATGTCTTATAGATCCAATAACAGCGTCACTAAATGCAGGTCAGTTTACATGCACTAGTATTCTAGATCCATCTGCAGATGATGCAGAATGTGACCATGACAGAATGGATACTACAGAGCAACTGAAACCAACTGACCCAGGTTTTATTATGTCAG TTGCCATACCGCTGGAAGATGTAATGACTGGGAAGAAGGGCTCGGGAGCTGGAGATAAGGCACCATTTGCAGGGAGCTATGGTATAGCTGGAGAGATAACATTTACTACTGCCTCAATTCGCAGAACAGAATAG
- the CABYR gene encoding calcium-binding tyrosine phosphorylation-regulated protein isoform X1 encodes MHTGKPRMVVPYGLKTLLEGVSRAVLKTSPSNITEFAALYFRELIIFREEHPNLDIKDLVRDFHLSRVEGWAETAGTAAARGPPKRADVGDAYRPDLDGTAPMSEEPKRKEKSTDTEEDQISEEPACELSTKTTQYPSNHEDFVVKAGDDKACELAYVPADPAQLAAQMLGNDTIGDDAVLKDVAISVQTLPALSHSAEDIAAVPAETPAAVEEEPPAPEAAPVEAAPAASTHSVRVEPETRSQTSFHGEVVTSGSQAELPPDDVIEEASSDPLQEEPPPPAPPPPPDKDPLQAESCPSEIEVTSDLQLTPMGVEDPDAGGEAPPYIEQFPQQIVIPFIDNVACLIDPITASLNAGQFTCTSILDPSADDAECDHDRMDTTEQLKPTDPGFIMSAMATNEAGQPPPYSNVWTLYCLTDLKQQGRKSPPPPQSLPAMGTGAPVPQATLFISSGKDQPQYLQPQMIQQGQPPKASSPTYVMMEDGKKGNAPPFILVGSSVQNKQDWKPIPGHTVLTQPDTGGTVRRFATIPVPVARAADKVANPNFNSAQDSGRPPTPVFLSVAIPLEDVMTGKKGSGAGDKAPFAGSYGIAGEITFTTASIRRTE; translated from the exons ATGCACACCGGAAAGCCCAGGATGGTTGTTCCTTATGGCCTCAAAACTCTACTTGAGGGAGTGAGCAGAGCAGTTCTCAAAACCAGTCCCAGCAACATCACTGAGTTTGCTGCTCTCTATTTTAGGGAGCTGATAATTTTCCGAGAAG AGCACCCTAATTTGGACATTAAAGATCTGGTCAGAGACTTTCATCTATCTAGAG TAGAGGGATGGGCTGAAACTGCAGGGACAGCTGCAGCCCGTGGGCCACCCAAAAGGGCTGATGTAGGAGATGCATATAGGCCAGACTTAGATGGAACAGCTCCAATGTCTGAGGAACCCAAACGGAAAGAGAAATCGACTGACACCGAAGAGGACCAAATCAGCGAGGAGCCTGCATGCGAACTGAGCACCAAGACTACCCAGTACCCATCAAACCATGAAGACTTTGTAGTTAAGGCTGGGGATGACAAGGCATGTGAACTTGCCTATGTCCCAGCTGATCCTGCCCAGCTAGCAGCACAGATGCTAGGTAACGATACTATTGGGGATGACGCTGTATTGAAGGACGTGGCTATCTCTGTGCAGACCCTTCCTGCGTTATCCCACAGCGCAGAGGATATTGCGGCTGTGCCAGCAGAGACTCCTGCTGCTGTGGAAGAAGAACCACCTGCcccagaagcagcacctgtagaAGCAGCACCTGCAGCTTCTACACACTCTGTCAGGGTTGAGCCCGAAACTCGGAGTCAGACCTCCTTTCATGGGGAGGTAGTTACCTCAGGCAGTCAGGCAGAGCTACCACCTGATGACGTAATAGAGGAAGCTTCCTCAGACCCCTTGCAGGAAGAACCACCACCCCCggcaccaccacctcctcctgatAAAGACCCTTTGCAGGCTGAATCTTGTCCAAGTGAAATTGAGGTCACATCAGACCTACAGCTCACACCCATGGGTGTCGAGGATCCCGATGCTGGTGGAGAGGCCCCACCTTACATAGAGCAGTTTCCACAGCAAATAGTAATTCCTTTCATAGACAACGTAGCATGTCTTATAGATCCAATAACAGCGTCACTAAATGCAGGTCAGTTTACATGCACTAGTATTCTAGATCCATCTGCAGATGATGCAGAATGTGACCATGACAGAATGGATACTACAGAGCAACTGAAACCAACTGACCCAGGTTTTATTATGTCAG caATGGCAACAAACGAAGCAGGACAACCACCACCATATTCTAATGTTTGGACTCTCTATTGTCTAACTGATTTGAAACAACAAGGTCGTAAGTCACCTCCACCTCCACAATCCCTTCCAGCTATGGGAACTGGTGCTCCCGTTCCCCAGGCAACCCTATTTATATCTAGCGGTAAGGATCAACCACAGTATCTACAGCCGCAGATGATACAACAAGGTCAACCACCAAAAGCGTCCTCTCCAACTTATGTGATGATGGAAGATGGGAAGAAGGGAAATGCACCACCTTTCATTTTAGTGGGCTCTTCTGTTCAGAATAAACAGGACTGGAAACCCATCCCTGGCCATACAGTCCTTACGCAGCCGGACACTGGTGGTACCGTGAGAAGGTTCGCTACAATACCTGTACCGGTCGCCAGGGCAGCAGATAAAGTGGCCAATCCCAATTTTAACTCAGCACAGGATAGTGGTAGACCTCCAACGCCAGTTTTTCTTTCAGTTGCCATACCGCTGGAAGATGTAATGACTGGGAAGAAGGGCTCGGGAGCTGGAGATAAGGCACCATTTGCAGGGAGCTATGGTATAGCTGGAGAGATAACATTTACTACTGCCTCAATTCGCAGAACAGAATAG
- the CABYR gene encoding calcium-binding tyrosine phosphorylation-regulated protein isoform X3, whose protein sequence is MHTGKPRMVVPYGLKTLLEGVSRAVLKTSPSNITEFAALYFRELIIFREEHPNLDIKDLVRDFHLSRVEGWAETAGTAAARGPPKRADVGDAYRPDLDGTAPMSEEPKRKEKSTDTEEDQISEEPACELSTKTTQYPSNHEDFVVKAGDDKACELAYVPADPAQLAAQMLAMATNEAGQPPPYSNVWTLYCLTDLKQQGRKSPPPPQSLPAMGTGAPVPQATLFISSGKDQPQYLQPQMIQQGQPPKASSPTYVMMEDGKKGNAPPFILVGSSVQNKQDWKPIPGHTVLTQPDTGGTVRRFATIPVPVARAADKVANPNFNSAQDSGRPPTPVFLSVAIPLEDVMTGKKGSGAGDKAPFAGSYGIAGEITFTTASIRRTE, encoded by the exons ATGCACACCGGAAAGCCCAGGATGGTTGTTCCTTATGGCCTCAAAACTCTACTTGAGGGAGTGAGCAGAGCAGTTCTCAAAACCAGTCCCAGCAACATCACTGAGTTTGCTGCTCTCTATTTTAGGGAGCTGATAATTTTCCGAGAAG AGCACCCTAATTTGGACATTAAAGATCTGGTCAGAGACTTTCATCTATCTAGAG TAGAGGGATGGGCTGAAACTGCAGGGACAGCTGCAGCCCGTGGGCCACCCAAAAGGGCTGATGTAGGAGATGCATATAGGCCAGACTTAGATGGAACAGCTCCAATGTCTGAGGAACCCAAACGGAAAGAGAAATCGACTGACACCGAAGAGGACCAAATCAGCGAGGAGCCTGCATGCGAACTGAGCACCAAGACTACCCAGTACCCATCAAACCATGAAGACTTTGTAGTTAAGGCTGGGGATGACAAGGCATGTGAACTTGCCTATGTCCCAGCTGATCCTGCCCAGCTAGCAGCACAGATGCTAG caATGGCAACAAACGAAGCAGGACAACCACCACCATATTCTAATGTTTGGACTCTCTATTGTCTAACTGATTTGAAACAACAAGGTCGTAAGTCACCTCCACCTCCACAATCCCTTCCAGCTATGGGAACTGGTGCTCCCGTTCCCCAGGCAACCCTATTTATATCTAGCGGTAAGGATCAACCACAGTATCTACAGCCGCAGATGATACAACAAGGTCAACCACCAAAAGCGTCCTCTCCAACTTATGTGATGATGGAAGATGGGAAGAAGGGAAATGCACCACCTTTCATTTTAGTGGGCTCTTCTGTTCAGAATAAACAGGACTGGAAACCCATCCCTGGCCATACAGTCCTTACGCAGCCGGACACTGGTGGTACCGTGAGAAGGTTCGCTACAATACCTGTACCGGTCGCCAGGGCAGCAGATAAAGTGGCCAATCCCAATTTTAACTCAGCACAGGATAGTGGTAGACCTCCAACGCCAGTTTTTCTTTCAGTTGCCATACCGCTGGAAGATGTAATGACTGGGAAGAAGGGCTCGGGAGCTGGAGATAAGGCACCATTTGCAGGGAGCTATGGTATAGCTGGAGAGATAACATTTACTACTGCCTCAATTCGCAGAACAGAATAG